The Thiomonas sp. FB-Cd genome includes a window with the following:
- a CDS encoding isochorismatase family protein has protein sequence MAVSALDPTTALIVIDLQKGIATLPTQIPVSEVAQRAGALAAAFRRHSLPVVLVNVAGGAPGRTEQGRRLDGLPSDWTDLLPELDRHLEDLMVTKRTWGAFSHTGLDQLLKALGVTQVVIAGVATSIGVESTARQAYELGFHVTLAADAMTDMNPRAHANSLEAIFPRLGEVGSTQEIITLLDSPRG, from the coding sequence ATGGCCGTCTCCGCCCTTGACCCAACGACTGCATTGATCGTGATCGACCTGCAAAAAGGCATCGCGACGCTTCCCACCCAGATCCCGGTTTCAGAGGTCGCCCAGCGCGCCGGTGCACTGGCCGCCGCGTTCCGGCGGCACAGCCTTCCGGTGGTCCTGGTCAATGTCGCCGGTGGCGCGCCCGGGCGAACCGAGCAGGGTCGTCGCCTCGACGGGCTTCCGTCGGATTGGACGGATCTCCTGCCTGAATTGGACCGCCACCTGGAGGATCTCATGGTGACCAAGCGGACATGGGGCGCCTTCTCGCACACCGGTCTTGATCAGCTGCTGAAAGCACTCGGCGTCACGCAGGTGGTGATTGCAGGGGTGGCCACCAGTATCGGCGTCGAATCGACAGCCCGCCAGGCGTACGAACTCGGTTTCCATGTCACTTTGGCCGCGGACGCGATGACCGACATGAACCCGCGTGCGCACGCCAACAGCCTCGAAGCGATCTTCCCCCGGCTTGGAGAGGTCGGCTCGACGCAGGAGATCATCACGCTCCTTGATTCACCCCGCGGCTGA
- a CDS encoding AraC family transcriptional regulator, with the protein MGVDTLSDVLRRIHLQGTLLFHVIGRAPWVVEALPAAAIAAAVMPGAGHVMAYHVVTSGSCWGAVVGEPPVRAQRGDVLVYARGDAHALSSAPGMRADYAVNPFFLSPSERAPFFLRVRGNDVTASDAYGDAGPDDTTLICGFFGCDAQPFNPLLANLPRLLHVRYQGDEDQSLVAQFIRTAVLESAQRRPGGEAVLERLSEMMFVELVRSYLDGLPSGQTGWLAGLRDRFVGRALTLLHERPASRWTVDVLADRVGISRSALYDRFVLLIGQPPMQYLTSWRMQLAAGLLVHTDASVVSVALEVGYESEAAFVRAFKKMTGLPPGQWRRERARPTQRADAARIAPQPPATR; encoded by the coding sequence ATGGGTGTGGATACCTTATCGGACGTACTTCGGCGCATCCACTTGCAAGGGACGTTGCTGTTCCATGTCATTGGAAGGGCTCCATGGGTCGTGGAGGCACTTCCGGCGGCGGCGATCGCTGCCGCAGTCATGCCAGGCGCGGGGCACGTGATGGCCTACCACGTCGTGACCTCGGGATCGTGCTGGGGGGCGGTCGTCGGCGAGCCACCGGTGCGGGCGCAGCGCGGGGATGTGTTGGTCTACGCGCGGGGTGACGCTCATGCGCTCTCCAGCGCCCCGGGGATGCGTGCTGACTACGCTGTCAACCCCTTCTTCCTGTCCCCATCCGAGCGGGCGCCTTTCTTTCTCCGCGTGCGGGGAAACGATGTCACGGCCTCTGACGCTTACGGTGACGCCGGGCCTGACGACACAACGCTGATTTGCGGGTTCTTCGGGTGCGACGCCCAGCCGTTCAACCCGCTCCTGGCGAATCTTCCTCGGCTCCTGCACGTCCGTTACCAAGGCGATGAGGATCAGAGTCTGGTCGCGCAATTTATCCGGACCGCGGTCCTGGAATCGGCCCAAAGGCGACCGGGTGGTGAGGCAGTGCTCGAACGGCTCAGCGAGATGATGTTTGTCGAGCTCGTGCGCAGCTATCTCGACGGGCTGCCAAGCGGTCAGACCGGCTGGCTCGCTGGCTTGCGCGATCGATTCGTCGGTCGGGCACTCACCTTGCTCCACGAGCGTCCCGCCAGCCGTTGGACTGTCGACGTGCTGGCCGATCGCGTTGGCATCTCGCGCTCCGCGCTCTATGACCGCTTTGTCCTGTTGATCGGGCAACCACCAATGCAATATCTGACGAGCTGGCGCATGCAGCTTGCTGCCGGCCTGCTCGTGCACACCGATGCCAGTGTCGTATCCGTTGCCCTCGAAGTCGGGTATGAATCGGAGGCCGCATTTGTGCGGGCATTCAAAAAGATGACTGGCCTGCCGCCCGGGCAATGGCGGCGCGAGCGGGCTCGCCCGACGCAAAGGGCCGATGCTGCCCGGATCGCACCGCAGCCACCGGCCACACGGTGA
- a CDS encoding class I SAM-dependent methyltransferase → MSQTTLLAQIGRRDAKPPLRPDLEAMKTRQRAVWASGDYAMIGVTLQIVGEQLCEAIDLRAAECVLDVAAGNGNASLAAARRFARVTATDYVESLLESGRRRALAEGLPMECRVADAEALPFDDACFDVVLSTFGVMFTPNQEQAAREMLRVTRPGGRIGLANWTPDGFVGAIFKTIGRHVPPPVGQQSPALWGTEPRIVELFGPAAADIRVTRRQFMFRYASPDHWIAQFETYYGPMLKAFEALNAPGRAALRADIAELLARSNRGGADSLVIPGDYLEVVIEKH, encoded by the coding sequence ATGAGTCAAACGACACTGCTTGCGCAAATCGGCAGGCGCGACGCGAAGCCGCCATTGCGGCCGGATCTGGAGGCCATGAAAACCCGCCAGAGAGCGGTATGGGCCAGCGGAGACTACGCGATGATTGGCGTCACTCTCCAAATCGTCGGTGAACAGTTGTGTGAGGCCATCGACCTTCGCGCTGCTGAGTGCGTCCTTGACGTGGCAGCCGGCAACGGCAACGCGTCGCTCGCGGCCGCAAGGCGATTCGCCCGCGTGACGGCAACGGACTATGTGGAGAGCCTGCTTGAAAGCGGTCGCAGGCGGGCCCTTGCGGAAGGTCTCCCGATGGAGTGTCGCGTGGCCGACGCGGAAGCACTGCCCTTTGATGACGCATGCTTTGATGTCGTCTTGTCGACCTTCGGGGTCATGTTCACGCCGAACCAGGAGCAGGCTGCCCGGGAGATGTTGCGGGTCACCCGTCCAGGCGGCCGAATCGGACTCGCGAACTGGACTCCCGACGGGTTCGTTGGCGCGATCTTCAAGACGATTGGCCGCCACGTACCCCCTCCGGTCGGCCAGCAGTCACCAGCTCTCTGGGGCACGGAGCCGCGCATCGTCGAACTGTTCGGCCCCGCAGCCGCGGATATCCGCGTCACCCGCAGGCAGTTCATGTTCCGATACGCATCTCCGGATCACTGGATCGCCCAGTTCGAGACCTATTACGGACCCATGCTCAAGGCCTTTGAGGCGCTGAACGCGCCGGGCCGAGCGGCACTGCGGGCAGACATTGCTGAGTTGCTTGCGCGATCCAACCGTGGAGGCGCCGACTCGCTGGTGATTCCCGGGGATTATCTGGAGGTCGTGATCGAAAAGCACTGA
- a CDS encoding RNA-guided endonuclease TnpB family protein, with the protein MKRLQAFKFELRPNGQQQRQMRRFAGSCRFVFNKALALQKTNHEAGGRFIRYVDMARHLTAWRNGAETPWLKDAPIHPLQHALKDLDRAYTNVFAKRADFPHFKRKGQGASLRYPDPKQIKLDAANSRIFLPKLGWLRYRNSRDVLGAVRNVTVSSSGGTWFISIQTEREVEQPIPSATRAIGIDVGIARFATFSDGTFLAPLNSFRTHAVRLARYQRAMSRKVKFSKNWRKAKAKVTKLHQRIGNARRDALHKATTSISQNHAMVCIEDLQVKNMSRSAAGTAERPGRNVRAKSGLNRSILDQGWAEFRRQLDYKLQWSGGWLVAVPPHHTSQTCPDCGHVAAENRRMQSQFKCVACGYAHHADVVGAMNILARGHRVAACGEVVHSGPSMKQEPTEATAHEVTHA; encoded by the coding sequence ATGAAGCGACTCCAGGCGTTCAAGTTCGAGCTTCGGCCAAACGGCCAGCAGCAGCGCCAGATGCGACGCTTCGCGGGTTCGTGCCGGTTCGTGTTCAACAAGGCGCTGGCGTTGCAGAAGACGAACCACGAGGCGGGCGGACGATTCATCCGCTACGTCGACATGGCCAGGCATCTGACGGCCTGGCGCAACGGCGCAGAGACGCCGTGGCTCAAGGATGCGCCGATCCACCCGTTGCAACACGCACTCAAGGATCTGGACCGCGCCTACACCAACGTCTTCGCCAAACGCGCCGATTTCCCGCACTTCAAGAGGAAAGGCCAGGGCGCGAGCTTGCGCTACCCGGATCCGAAACAGATCAAGCTCGATGCGGCCAACAGCCGCATCTTCTTGCCCAAGCTGGGGTGGCTGCGCTACCGCAACAGCCGCGATGTGCTCGGCGCGGTGCGCAACGTCACGGTGTCCAGCAGCGGCGGCACGTGGTTCATCTCGATCCAGACCGAGCGTGAGGTCGAGCAGCCCATCCCGAGCGCCACCCGCGCCATCGGGATCGACGTGGGCATTGCCCGATTTGCCACGTTCAGCGATGGCACGTTCCTGGCACCACTCAACAGTTTCAGGACGCACGCGGTGCGGCTTGCGCGGTACCAGCGGGCGATGAGCCGCAAGGTGAAGTTCAGCAAGAACTGGAGGAAGGCGAAGGCCAAAGTCACAAAACTCCACCAGAGAATTGGCAATGCCCGGCGCGACGCCCTGCACAAGGCCACGACATCCATCAGCCAAAACCACGCGATGGTGTGTATCGAGGACTTGCAGGTGAAGAACATGTCGCGCAGCGCTGCGGGCACGGCCGAGCGACCGGGCAGGAACGTTCGGGCCAAGAGCGGCCTGAATCGGTCGATCCTGGACCAGGGCTGGGCCGAGTTTCGCAGGCAACTGGACTACAAGCTCCAGTGGAGCGGCGGATGGCTCGTGGCGGTGCCGCCGCACCACACCAGTCAGACCTGCCCGGACTGCGGCCATGTGGCGGCTGAGAATCGCCGCATGCAGTCGCAGTTCAAGTGCGTGGCGTGTGGCTACGCGCATCACGCCGATGTGGTCGGCGCGATGAATATTCTGGCGCGGGGACACCGCGTTGCAGCCTGTGGAGAGGTGGTGCATTCGGGCCCCTCGATGAAGCAGGAACCCACCGAAGCGACTGCGCACGAGGTCACTCATGCGTAG
- a CDS encoding type II toxin-antitoxin system RelE/ParE family toxin, translated as MSFDVQLTPTAESDLERLVDCLLDRAETTEDLDRAQATIDPIRAVMQQQLALTPYSFRKAAQSPARRELIIPFGSTGYVALYEIASPSKVAVLAVRHQREGDYH; from the coding sequence ATGAGCTTTGACGTTCAGCTGACGCCGACGGCCGAATCGGACCTGGAACGTCTCGTTGATTGTCTGCTCGACCGGGCGGAGACCACCGAAGATCTTGACCGCGCACAAGCGACGATCGACCCTATCAGGGCGGTAATGCAGCAGCAACTTGCGCTTACGCCCTACAGCTTTCGCAAGGCAGCCCAGAGTCCCGCTCGGCGGGAACTGATCATCCCGTTCGGAAGTACCGGTTACGTCGCGCTGTACGAGATCGCCAGTCCGTCGAAAGTCGCGGTACTGGCGGTGCGCCATCAGCGCGAAGGGGACTATCACTGA
- a CDS encoding YlcI/YnfO family protein, with translation MKSAVIPQIRVEPELRAELESVLKKGETLTDFVEATVRSAIAFRRVQTAFHERAQAASEEYHRSGVAAPVEAVLDRLQAKLDAKRKKLGR, from the coding sequence ATGAAGTCTGCCGTCATCCCCCAGATCCGAGTCGAGCCCGAGCTCCGAGCCGAGCTTGAGTCTGTGCTCAAAAAAGGTGAGACCCTGACCGACTTCGTTGAAGCGACAGTGCGAAGTGCAATCGCGTTCAGGCGTGTTCAAACCGCCTTCCATGAGCGGGCGCAGGCTGCGTCGGAGGAGTACCACCGCTCTGGCGTCGCGGCGCCGGTCGAGGCGGTCCTCGACCGGCTGCAAGCCAAGCTCGATGCGAAGCGGAAAAAGCTCGGTCGATGA
- a CDS encoding UPF0149 family protein has protein sequence MDPAIFNAPLTDAEIDKLDHFLLYEADVDDSMTLDMLDGYLHALAISPTTVHPTRWMPRIWGEDFTELWTYTTSRDAPRARLASSRFHPRHLT, from the coding sequence ATGGACCCCGCCATCTTCAACGCCCCGCTCACCGACGCCGAGATCGACAAGCTCGACCACTTCCTGCTCTACGAAGCCGACGTCGACGACAGCATGACCCTGGACATGCTCGACGGCTACCTGCACGCGCTGGCCATCAGCCCGACCACGGTCCATCCGACGCGCTGGATGCCCCGCATCTGGGGTGAGGACTTCACTGAGCTGTGGACCTACACCACGTCGCGGGACGCGCCCCGTGCGCGCTTGGCTTCGTCTCGTTTTCACCCCCGTCACCTGACCTGA
- a CDS encoding beta-propeller fold lactonase family protein, protein MNLRAALSFAATALLTLSLTACGGGGDSTTLMGPNTSYQVTGTVAYGHPVAGQTVEAIDSTGTVCAKATTASDGTYAMNTTSCAPGSAALTVVGYTTPNGAPLMAVAVPPQGAPVINGVVNVDPMSTLLSYDAAGLVTSATLPATAGQVLALLPQVTTTQYLQAKASILTAPLLQALATYGVSTTGFDPTTTPFVANSQGLDGFFDGNPFSAPTPSSVQVAAPASAGPLVQVTLPTTVRSQSSVISVSSYTLGGRVSGLSGGSVTLLLNGGNAFTLTANGTFTFPTQISSTYTVTVGTQPTGQTCTVSNGSGAGVTANVSNVSVTCSTNTYTIGGTVSGLASGTQVTLDNNGADPTTVTANGGFTFSTPVAYNGSYAVTVGTQPTGQTCTVSNGSGSGVTANVSNVSVTCSTNTYTIGGTVSGLASGTQVTLDNNGADPTTVTANGGFTFSTPVAYNGSYAVTVGTQPTGQTCTVSNGSGSGVTANVSNVSVTCSTNTYTIGGTVSGLASGTQVTLDNNGADPTTVTANGGFTFSTPVAYNGTYAVTVGTQPTGQTCTVSNGSGAGVTANTSNVAVTCADYQFVYVTNKNGHSVSAYKIDNTTGALTPVAGSPFLTGNAPTSVTVNPTSTFAYVTNYSDDTISAYSINATTGALTPVAGSPFPNPGGGGPQSIAILPTGTFAYVGNSGTFNITGYSINATTGALTPAAGSPFLTGATAGSSQVDVTSLAFSPANAGGQFFLFAVGYSSNVVANYNVDSTTGALTLGSPLNLPNGDNPLSVAVYPISLPCTANYCPSYGYLYAANQNGYNVTELNYNVFTGAITGGNGPTSIQGFPEAVTISRAGTFAYVTNITNNPDGQVLAYSIDPPTGGLTEIAGSPFAAGNTPGAIALNPAGTFAYVVNMGDNTLSAYSINPTTGALTPVPGSPFPTGASPSSVVVAQP, encoded by the coding sequence ATGAATCTTCGCGCTGCGCTGAGTTTTGCCGCCACGGCTCTTTTGACGCTATCGCTGACAGCCTGCGGCGGAGGGGGGGATAGCACAACGCTGATGGGGCCCAATACCAGCTACCAAGTCACCGGCACGGTGGCCTATGGCCATCCCGTGGCAGGGCAAACGGTCGAGGCCATCGACTCGACAGGCACGGTCTGCGCCAAGGCCACCACGGCCAGCGATGGCACGTATGCCATGAACACCACGAGCTGTGCGCCTGGATCGGCCGCACTCACGGTGGTGGGCTACACCACGCCCAATGGCGCGCCCTTGATGGCCGTCGCAGTCCCTCCGCAGGGCGCTCCCGTCATCAACGGTGTGGTCAACGTGGATCCGATGAGCACCTTGCTGTCCTATGACGCAGCGGGCCTGGTGACATCGGCAACCCTTCCGGCCACGGCGGGTCAAGTGCTGGCGTTATTGCCGCAGGTGACTACCACACAGTACCTCCAGGCGAAGGCCAGCATCCTGACGGCACCGCTGCTACAAGCCTTGGCTACTTACGGCGTGAGCACCACGGGATTTGATCCCACGACAACACCCTTCGTCGCCAATAGCCAGGGGCTGGACGGATTCTTTGATGGCAACCCATTCTCCGCTCCCACCCCATCGAGCGTGCAGGTTGCAGCGCCCGCATCGGCTGGGCCCTTGGTTCAGGTCACCTTGCCCACGACGGTGCGCAGCCAGTCGTCGGTCATTTCGGTCTCGTCCTACACGCTCGGTGGACGCGTCTCCGGACTGTCTGGCGGCTCAGTGACCTTGCTGCTCAATGGGGGCAACGCCTTCACGCTCACCGCCAACGGCACGTTTACGTTCCCGACGCAGATCAGCAGCACCTACACCGTGACCGTGGGCACGCAGCCCACCGGGCAGACCTGCACCGTCTCCAACGGCTCCGGTGCAGGCGTCACGGCCAATGTGAGCAACGTGAGCGTCACCTGCTCGACCAACACCTACACCATCGGCGGCACGGTCTCGGGTCTGGCCAGCGGCACCCAGGTCACGCTGGACAACAACGGCGCCGACCCCACCACGGTGACGGCCAACGGCGGCTTCACTTTCTCCACCCCGGTGGCTTACAACGGTAGCTATGCGGTGACCGTGGGCACGCAGCCCACCGGGCAGACGTGCACCGTCTCCAACGGCTCGGGCTCGGGCGTCACGGCCAATGTCAGCAACGTGAGCGTCACCTGCTCGACCAACACCTACACCATCGGCGGCACGGTCTCGGGTCTGGCCAGCGGCACCCAGGTCACGCTGGACAACAACGGCGCCGACCCCACCACGGTGACGGCCAACGGCGGCTTCACTTTCTCCACCCCGGTGGCTTACAACGGTAGCTATGCGGTGACCGTGGGCACGCAGCCCACCGGGCAGACGTGCACCGTCTCCAACGGCTCGGGCTCGGGCGTCACGGCCAATGTCAGCAACGTGAGCGTCACCTGCTCAACCAACACCTACACCATCGGCGGCACGGTCTCGGGTCTGGCCAGCGGCACCCAAGTCACGCTCGACAACAACGGCGCCGACCCCACCACGGTGACGGCCAACGGCGGCTTCACTTTCTCCACCCCGGTGGCTTACAACGGTACCTATGCGGTGACCGTGGGCACGCAGCCCACCGGGCAGACGTGCACGGTCTCCAACGGCTCCGGCGCAGGAGTCACGGCGAACACAAGCAATGTGGCGGTGACATGTGCTGACTACCAATTCGTCTACGTGACGAACAAGAACGGCCACTCCGTGTCGGCCTATAAGATTGATAACACCACGGGCGCACTCACCCCCGTCGCAGGGAGCCCGTTTCTCACAGGGAACGCACCCACCTCTGTCACGGTCAATCCGACGAGCACCTTTGCCTATGTGACAAACTATAGTGACGACACCATCTCGGCCTACAGCATCAATGCCACCACGGGCGCACTCACCCCGGTCGCAGGGAGCCCGTTTCCCAACCCAGGAGGCGGTGGGCCCCAATCCATTGCGATACTCCCCACGGGCACTTTCGCTTATGTAGGGAACTCTGGCACCTTCAACATTACGGGCTATAGCATCAATGCCACCACGGGTGCGCTCACGCCGGCCGCAGGGAGCCCGTTTCTCACAGGGGCCACAGCGGGATCATCGCAGGTAGACGTTACCTCCCTCGCATTTTCCCCAGCAAACGCTGGGGGGCAATTCTTCCTCTTCGCGGTGGGCTATTCAAGCAACGTCGTCGCGAACTACAACGTTGATAGCACGACGGGCGCGCTCACGCTAGGTAGTCCACTCAATCTTCCAAATGGAGACAACCCCCTCTCTGTCGCGGTCTATCCCATTTCACTTCCATGCACCGCCAATTATTGCCCCTCCTATGGCTATTTATATGCGGCCAACCAAAACGGCTACAACGTCACGGAACTCAATTACAACGTTTTTACTGGCGCGATCACTGGTGGGAATGGCCCAACTTCGATACAAGGTTTCCCCGAAGCCGTCACGATCAGCCGCGCTGGCACTTTTGCCTATGTGACGAACATTACCAACAACCCCGATGGCCAGGTTTTGGCGTATAGCATCGATCCACCAACGGGCGGTCTTACGGAGATCGCAGGTAGTCCGTTTGCCGCCGGAAATACGCCCGGCGCCATCGCGCTCAACCCTGCTGGCACCTTCGCTTATGTGGTAAACATGGGCGACAACACCCTATCAGCCTACAGTATCAATCCGACCACGGGCGCGCTCACGCCGGTTCCAGGGAGCCCATTTCCCACAGGCGCCTCGCCTTCCTCTGTCGTCGTGGCGCAGCCTTGA
- a CDS encoding MBL fold metallo-hydrolase has protein sequence MLNYRIIPVTPFEQNCCLLWDDETGHAVLTDPGGDLERVFAIVAREGVELQAVWLTHAHIDHAGAAAPAARRAGVPIMGPHPDDKFWIDMLPQQAQMFGFSQAEPFTPDRWLHDGDTLTLGSLRFDVRHCPGHTPGHVVFHQPQAQRCWVGDVLFAGSIGRTDFPRGNQKQLIDSIVQKLWPMGDDTVFIPGHGPESTFGDERRHNPYVGGT, from the coding sequence ATGCTGAACTACCGCATTATTCCGGTCACGCCCTTTGAGCAAAATTGTTGCCTGTTGTGGGATGACGAGACGGGGCACGCCGTGTTGACCGATCCAGGCGGCGATCTCGAGCGCGTGTTCGCCATCGTCGCGCGCGAAGGTGTGGAGTTGCAGGCCGTGTGGTTGACCCACGCCCATATCGACCACGCCGGCGCCGCGGCCCCTGCAGCGCGACGCGCTGGCGTGCCCATCATGGGTCCCCATCCGGACGACAAGTTCTGGATCGACATGCTGCCGCAGCAGGCCCAAATGTTCGGCTTTTCGCAAGCCGAACCCTTTACACCCGATCGTTGGCTTCACGATGGCGACACCCTTACGCTGGGAAGCCTGCGCTTTGACGTTCGCCACTGCCCAGGCCACACACCGGGGCACGTGGTCTTTCACCAGCCGCAGGCGCAACGCTGCTGGGTCGGCGATGTCCTGTTCGCCGGATCCATCGGTCGAACCGACTTTCCGCGCGGCAACCAGAAGCAATTGATCGATAGCATCGTGCAAAAGCTCTGGCCCATGGGTGACGACACCGTGTTCATCCCCGGGCACGGGCCGGAATCGACCTTCGGCGATGAACGCCGCCATAACCCTTATGTTGGGGGCACCTGA
- a CDS encoding BON domain-containing protein: MTTNSRLGRVIPATGATVFLLALGSVRSQAVEVTQDKAVQRTSLAQFAHPRDESAGPWWPQRGFQTHVDDASIAASVKEALLRDETLSRLDIRVEARKGVARLSGAAASAKEAARAVHVARATQGVRLVMSDLHVYG; encoded by the coding sequence ATGACTACAAACTCCCGTCTTGGCAGGGTGATTCCGGCCACCGGCGCAACCGTGTTTTTGTTGGCCTTGGGCAGCGTTCGCAGTCAGGCTGTCGAAGTCACGCAGGATAAGGCCGTGCAGCGGACGAGCCTTGCGCAGTTTGCGCATCCGCGCGATGAGTCTGCCGGGCCATGGTGGCCGCAGCGCGGGTTCCAAACCCATGTCGATGATGCGAGCATTGCCGCCAGCGTGAAGGAGGCGCTTTTGAGGGATGAGACCCTGAGCCGCCTGGATATCCGTGTGGAGGCGCGCAAGGGCGTGGCGCGTCTGAGCGGTGCCGCAGCGAGTGCGAAAGAGGCGGCGCGAGCGGTCCACGTGGCACGCGCCACGCAGGGCGTGCGGCTCGTCATGAGTGACCTGCACGTCTACGGCTGA
- the pyrE gene encoding orotate phosphoribosyltransferase: MMPSHPIARDFVRFAVDSGVIRFGAFVTKAGRDTPYFFNAGLFDDGAKLGRLAAFYADALLASGIEFDMLFGPAYKGIGLAAVLAVELARRGRNVGFAYNRKEAKDHGEGGALVGAPMTGRVVIVDDVISAGTAIGESVRLIRGAGATPVAVLIALDRQEKAAMAGQTLEESAVQHVQAVHGLPVVAIANLDALLEALASMPNGELAQWLPKVREYRERYGVSAT, from the coding sequence ATGATGCCATCTCACCCCATCGCCCGAGACTTCGTCCGCTTCGCTGTTGACAGCGGCGTCATCCGCTTTGGCGCCTTTGTTACGAAGGCCGGGCGCGACACGCCCTATTTCTTCAATGCCGGGCTGTTCGACGACGGCGCCAAGCTTGGTCGGTTGGCGGCGTTCTATGCCGATGCGCTGCTCGCCAGCGGCATCGAGTTCGACATGCTGTTCGGTCCAGCGTACAAGGGCATTGGGCTGGCTGCTGTGCTTGCTGTTGAATTGGCCCGGCGCGGACGCAACGTGGGCTTCGCCTACAACCGCAAGGAGGCCAAGGACCACGGCGAAGGCGGTGCGCTTGTGGGCGCACCCATGACGGGCCGGGTGGTGATCGTGGATGACGTCATTTCCGCCGGTACAGCGATTGGTGAGTCCGTGCGTCTGATCCGTGGCGCCGGGGCGACGCCGGTCGCGGTGCTGATTGCATTGGATCGCCAGGAAAAGGCCGCGATGGCCGGCCAGACTCTGGAGGAATCCGCCGTGCAGCACGTGCAGGCTGTGCACGGACTACCGGTGGTGGCCATCGCCAATCTCGACGCCTTGCTCGAAGCGCTCGCCTCGATGCCCAACGGCGAGCTCGCGCAATGGTTGCCGAAGGTCCGGGAGTACCGTGAGCGTTACGGTGTTTCGGCGACTTGA
- a CDS encoding MFS transporter — MSAAAPNRTERLPPWVLLRQVFANRRMAALLLLGFSSGLPLALTAGTLQAWLTVEGVSLKAIGFATLIGQAYVFKFAWAPGMDRIQPPSLVRALGRRRGWLLLMQALLAASLAAIAIVGIPAPTATSAWPGLDRLAGALGIPAGDMRLLPVGILAVAVAFFSASQDIVIDAYRTDLLPPEERGAGAAVAVLGYRLAMLVSGGLALWLAAEYLGWRGMYALMAGLMAVLMLATLFAPPTPGNIKAPRSLTEAVVEPAREFFARRGAVALLVAIVLYKLGDAFAGALSTTFLIRGAGYSPAEVGLVYKTMGIATTIVGALLGGAWLARLGLWRSLVWFGVGQGLSNLAYWALAVLPSNLALMAAAVGIENFTGGMGTAAFVAFLSALCDARFSATQFALLSALSAVGRVYVGPATGFLVEAWGWPHFYLLTVVASAPGVLMVVWLRRVIETQDRIHAPRQAAV; from the coding sequence ATGTCCGCCGCCGCCCCAAACCGCACCGAAAGGCTTCCGCCCTGGGTCTTGCTTCGCCAGGTTTTCGCGAACCGGCGCATGGCCGCGCTGCTTCTTCTCGGCTTTTCCTCGGGTCTGCCGCTGGCCCTCACGGCGGGCACGCTCCAGGCTTGGCTGACGGTCGAAGGCGTGAGTCTGAAGGCCATCGGTTTCGCCACGTTGATCGGCCAGGCCTACGTGTTCAAGTTCGCCTGGGCACCAGGCATGGACCGCATCCAGCCACCATCGCTCGTGCGCGCGCTGGGACGCAGGCGCGGATGGCTCCTGTTGATGCAGGCGCTTCTCGCAGCCAGCTTGGCGGCCATTGCGATTGTCGGCATTCCGGCGCCCACCGCCACCAGCGCCTGGCCCGGACTGGACCGTCTGGCCGGGGCGCTGGGGATTCCCGCAGGAGATATGCGCTTGTTGCCGGTCGGGATACTGGCCGTCGCCGTGGCCTTTTTTTCCGCCTCCCAGGATATCGTGATCGACGCCTATCGCACCGACTTGCTTCCGCCTGAAGAACGTGGCGCGGGCGCGGCCGTGGCGGTCCTCGGGTATCGGCTCGCGATGCTGGTCTCGGGAGGCCTGGCGCTATGGCTGGCGGCCGAGTATCTGGGTTGGCGCGGGATGTACGCGCTGATGGCTGGCCTCATGGCTGTGCTGATGCTGGCCACGCTCTTCGCCCCCCCGACTCCGGGCAACATCAAGGCGCCGCGCAGCCTGACCGAGGCCGTGGTCGAGCCAGCGCGCGAGTTCTTCGCCCGTCGCGGAGCCGTGGCGCTGCTCGTCGCCATCGTCTTGTACAAGTTAGGCGACGCCTTCGCCGGCGCGCTTTCCACCACTTTTCTCATTCGCGGCGCCGGCTACAGTCCGGCCGAGGTCGGCCTGGTTTACAAGACCATGGGCATCGCGACCACCATCGTCGGCGCCCTGTTGGGCGGAGCGTGGCTCGCACGGCTCGGGCTTTGGCGTTCGCTGGTGTGGTTCGGCGTTGGCCAAGGCTTGTCCAACCTGGCCTATTGGGCGCTAGCCGTGCTGCCCTCGAACCTGGCACTGATGGCCGCGGCCGTGGGCATCGAAAATTTCACCGGCGGCATGGGCACGGCTGCCTTTGTCGCCTTTCTTTCCGCGCTTTGCGACGCGCGCTTCTCGGCCACGCAATTTGCGTTGCTGTCGGCACTGTCGGCAGTGGGTCGTGTCTACGTGGGTCCGGCCACGGGTTTTCTTGTCGAGGCCTGGGGTTGGCCGCATTTCTATCTCCTGACCGTGGTGGCGTCGGCGCCCGGCGTGCTGATGGTGGTGTGGCTGCGCCGCGTGATCGAGACGCAGGACCGCATTCACGCCCCGCGCCAAGCCGCCGTGTAA